One window of the Planktothrix sp. FACHB-1365 genome contains the following:
- a CDS encoding nuclear transport factor 2 family protein, translated as MSLEAKLAILEQIARYSHTFDGCNLDAFAAIFSKDGVFEVYAADAVAPELRLVGRAGIQAWVSDWYQNLEPGRRSRHYQTNTLFHTLTDESAETSTMLLLTVQFGDEPQPRVKLTGVYHDRWKRSDGGWLLVYRALSHDRSTPLED; from the coding sequence ATGAGCCTGGAAGCGAAACTCGCGATCCTGGAGCAGATCGCACGCTACTCCCACACCTTCGATGGCTGCAACCTAGATGCCTTCGCGGCGATCTTCAGCAAGGATGGGGTGTTTGAGGTCTATGCGGCGGACGCGGTGGCTCCCGAACTGCGCCTGGTCGGTCGAGCAGGCATCCAGGCTTGGGTGAGCGACTGGTATCAAAATCTGGAACCAGGCCGGCGTTCACGCCACTATCAGACGAACACACTCTTTCACACGCTCACGGATGAGAGTGCTGAAACCTCCACCATGCTCCTGTTAACGGTGCAGTTCGGTGATGAGCCACAGCCGAGGGTCAAGCTGACCGGTGTCTATCACGACCGATGGAAGCGGTCTGACGGCGGCTGGCTGCTGGTTTATCGTGCGCTGTCGCACGACCGCAGTACACCCCTTGAGGACTAA
- a CDS encoding amidohydrolase family protein → MNNSSTSRSADIRARLGHPVIDADGHWIEPIPLFLDYLQEVGGTDMRDRVIRDAKQSVWYDLSPEERLARRLPRPWWWGETTHTLDRATSILPDLLHHRLDEFGVDFSIVYSTLAFDFVAHPDAELRQAACRALNNMNRDAFGPYRKRLRPAAVLPMFTPDEAITELDYAAGELGFKVAMITNHVRRPIRTHLEAGVDPARADYYIDNLVLESEYDYDPLWSKFVEHRIAVTTHADSIGWGDRRSGNFTYNHVGHFAAASHAFTKGLVLSGVLHRFPTLKFAMLEGGVGWACNLLTDLISHWEKRRPEALMENTLPTNLDMEHLAELMRRHGGQRYEDKLDELLGCVSMAAPFMSPAEAAAREPKDGFDDFAANPIKSAEALRTQFVEQLYFGCESDDLSTVWAFDKHGNHRLNTLFSSDFSHFDVVHMNRVLEEAYELVEQEMLNPAEFKEFTFGNIAKLHTAMNPDFFVGTVVEDAVKEWQA, encoded by the coding sequence ATGAATAATTCAAGCACCTCCAGATCCGCCGATATCCGGGCGCGCCTCGGGCATCCGGTGATCGATGCCGACGGCCATTGGATTGAGCCGATTCCCTTATTTCTGGACTATCTCCAAGAGGTCGGTGGCACCGACATGCGCGATCGGGTCATCCGTGATGCCAAGCAAAGCGTTTGGTACGACCTGAGCCCAGAAGAACGGCTCGCGCGCCGACTGCCACGACCGTGGTGGTGGGGCGAGACCACCCACACGCTGGATCGCGCCACCAGTATACTCCCCGATCTGCTGCACCATCGTCTGGACGAATTCGGTGTTGACTTCAGCATCGTCTACTCGACCCTCGCCTTCGACTTCGTGGCCCACCCCGATGCCGAGTTGCGCCAGGCGGCTTGCCGGGCACTGAACAATATGAACCGCGATGCCTTCGGTCCCTATCGCAAGCGACTTAGACCGGCAGCGGTGCTGCCGATGTTCACACCAGACGAGGCTATCACCGAACTCGACTACGCTGCCGGCGAGCTCGGCTTCAAGGTCGCCATGATCACCAACCACGTGCGACGGCCTATCCGCACGCATCTGGAGGCTGGTGTCGACCCGGCTCGTGCTGACTACTACATCGACAACTTGGTACTGGAGAGCGAGTACGACTACGACCCGCTATGGAGCAAGTTCGTCGAGCACCGCATTGCCGTCACCACCCATGCGGACAGCATCGGCTGGGGTGACCGACGATCGGGCAACTTTACCTACAACCACGTCGGGCACTTCGCCGCAGCATCGCACGCATTCACCAAGGGCTTAGTCTTGAGCGGAGTGCTGCACCGCTTCCCGACACTCAAGTTCGCAATGCTTGAGGGCGGCGTCGGCTGGGCTTGCAACCTGCTTACCGATCTAATCAGTCATTGGGAGAAGCGCAGGCCCGAGGCACTGATGGAGAACACTCTACCGACGAATCTTGATATGGAGCATCTCGCCGAACTCATGCGACGGCATGGGGGCCAGCGCTATGAGGACAAGCTTGACGAGCTGCTCGGCTGCGTCAGCATGGCTGCGCCCTTTATGTCACCGGCTGAGGCGGCCGCCCGTGAGCCCAAAGATGGCTTCGACGACTTCGCAGCCAATCCGATCAAGTCCGCCGAGGCACTGCGCACCCAGTTCGTAGAGCAACTCTATTTCGGCTGCGAGTCCGATGACCTCAGCACTGTGTGGGCTTTCGACAAGCACGGCAACCACCGCCTCAACACCTTGTTCAGCTCGGATTTCAGTCACTTCGACGTGGTGCATATGAACCGAGTCCTCGAGGAAGCCTACGAACTCGTTGAACAGGAGATGCTCAACCCGGCGGAATTCAAGGAATTCACCTTCGGCAACATCGCCAAGCTGCACACCGCAATGAACCCGGACTTCTTTGTCGGCACGGTGGTAGAGGACGCGGTGAAGGAGTGGCAGGCATGA
- a CDS encoding SDR family oxidoreductase, which produces MSNTAKPTCNLAGSVVVVTGASKGIGRAIALRLAQEGCALVLVARSEHLLQAVAAEIHEQVANPPPVSLEVADLSDPAHCEALIPSIEEACGRIDVLINNAGITGHICPLHESTAADIRRTIDINLTTPTILTAQALRGMITRQHGTILNINSIVAKTSFPNWGPYCASKHGMHAIAESVAEEQRGNGIRVLGLYLGAVDTPIWDGVADSSGRSAMLTPERVADAAAFMLLQPDDTFIPELVLRSMAFGL; this is translated from the coding sequence ATGTCGAATACTGCCAAACCAACTTGCAACCTAGCGGGAAGCGTCGTCGTGGTCACTGGGGCGAGCAAAGGAATTGGCCGCGCTATTGCCCTTCGTCTCGCCCAGGAGGGGTGCGCCCTGGTTCTCGTCGCCCGCAGCGAACACTTGCTGCAAGCGGTGGCGGCTGAAATCCACGAGCAGGTAGCGAATCCACCGCCCGTGAGCTTGGAAGTGGCTGACCTGAGCGATCCGGCTCACTGTGAGGCGCTGATCCCTAGTATCGAGGAAGCCTGCGGCCGTATCGACGTCCTCATCAACAATGCTGGGATCACGGGTCACATTTGCCCTCTACACGAGTCCACGGCTGCAGACATCCGCCGAACCATCGACATCAACCTCACCACCCCGACCATCCTCACCGCCCAGGCATTGCGGGGCATGATTACGCGCCAGCACGGCACGATCCTAAACATCAACTCGATTGTGGCGAAAACCAGTTTCCCGAACTGGGGACCCTATTGCGCGAGCAAACATGGTATGCACGCCATCGCTGAGAGCGTTGCAGAGGAGCAGCGAGGCAATGGCATTCGGGTGCTCGGTCTGTATCTCGGTGCCGTCGATACTCCTATCTGGGACGGTGTGGCGGATAGCTCTGGGCGCAGTGCTATGCTGACGCCGGAGCGCGTAGCCGATGCCGCCGCCTTCATGCTGTTGCAGCCGGATGATACCTTCATCCCGGAGCTCGTGCTTCGATCCATGGCATTTGGCCTGTAG